ATATATGACCTTGCGGCCAGTCAGTCGTCGGTGAATGGCCCGACTGTCGCGGCTCTCCGCATTTCGGATCACCAAGGCGCCCGGGGTATCGCAGCTTTCCGGTCGGACTCCGGCTGCGTCGTACAACGAACTGCGTCGTACAACGAATCCTTAGGAGACACCGTGGCTTACGACGACACATGGCTCATTGTGCCCGTATACAACGAGGGGCCAGTTGTTGAAGGCCTCGTCCGGGACGCCCTGCAGACCTTTCCGAACATCGTCTGTGTCGACGATGGGAGCCAGGACGAGTCGGCGGAGTGCATCCTGCGAGCCGGCGCCCACCTCGTCCGGCATCCGGTCAACCTGGGCCAGGGTGCGGCACTGCAAACCGGAATCGAATACGCCCGGCGCCAGCCCGGCGCGCGGTACTTTGTCACCTTCGATGCCGATGGTCAGCACCAGGTCGTCGACGTGCAGCGGATGCTCGTCAGGTTGCGGGACGGGGAAGTGGACATCGTCGTGGGGACCCGGTTCCACGACAGCACCCGCCACATCCCGCTGACCAAGAGGATTTTGTTGCGCACGGTGGTGATGCTGAGCCCTCGGCTGCGGATGCTCGATCTCACCGACGCGCACAACGGGTTACGCGCGTTCAACCGGACCGTGGCGGATCAGATGAACATCACGCACAACGGGATGGGCCACGCATCCGAAATCATCGACATGGTTCGCAGACATTCGTGGCGCATCGCCGAAGAGCCCGTGACCATTCTCTACACTGAGTACTCCAAGGCAAAAGGGCAGTCCGTCGTCAACGGCGTCAACATCGTCTTCGAGAGCGTGCTCCGATCCGGGTCCAGGCGGTAATGATGCTGATTCAATATCTGCTGCTGATCGCCGTGGGGTGGTTCCTGGTCTTTTTCTTGCGCCACCACGGCACGACACGTGCGGCCGCGGGGGCGAAACTCTGCTTCGTCGCCTTTGTGGCGTTCAGCGTTTACGCGGTGCTTCGCCCGGACGATATCTCCGTCCTCGCGCATTGGCTCGGCGTCGGCCGGGGCACGGACCTGCTCGTCTACGGGATCGCCGCAGGCTTCGCCTGCGCCTCGATCAACACCTTCCTGCGCTTCAAGGAACTTGAGGTGCGGTACGCGCAACTCGCGCGCGCGATGGCGTTGCGCGACGGGACGAGCGGGCCGCTGGAGGAGAGCGGTGACCTCGGTCAACACGCCTCGGACGAAGCCTGAGGTGTCATGACCCCGCCAGGCACCAGATCTCCGGACGCGTACCGCAGGCGAGCGTGGCGTTCCATGTGGAGCGCCGGCATGAAATCGACGCTGTTAAGCAGGTTAACGCGGGACAGCGCGCTCGGGGGTTCTCGGCGCTCTCGGTCGGAACGGTCTCGACCGCGTCTGCGTTCGGCCGGGCTGATGAGCGCTGGAACGGTACTCGTCGGTGCCGCTGGCTACGCCTTCGTCGCGCTGGGCGGGCATACGCTGCCGACGGCCGATGCCGCGGCACTGTCGTCGTTCTACATGCTGGTCAACACCATCGGGCCCGGGTTGTTCATTGCACTGGAACAAGAAACCAACCGGGCCACGAGCAGCGTGCTGGCCACCCGGTCCAATCCCCGTCCTGTGATCCGCCGGGCCGTGGCCCACGGGGCGGTCCTGTGGGGAGTCGTCTTCCTGGTGCTCGGGGTGTTGTATCCGTTCCTCGTCGACCGTTCCCTGCTCGGTCACTGGGAACTGTTCTGGGCGCTCGTGGTGAGCACGGTGACGGCGGCGGCGGTATACCTCGTGCGAGGGGTGCTCGGCGGGATGCAGCTGTTCGACGGTTATGCGACGACTCTCGCGGGTGAAGGTCTGATGCGGCTGCTACCAGCGCTGGTCGTGGCCGCAGCGGGGCTGGCTACGGCTCGGCTCTACGGGTTCGTCTTCGCGCTGGGCAGCGGCATCGGCGCGATCGCTGGACTTGGGTGGCTTTGCCGGGGTGTCGGCGTTCAGCGCTCGGGAAACGCGACAATCCCCGCCGATCTCGTTGCTGCTCCCGGCATTGCTCCGGCATCCAGCCCACGCTTTGACACACCCCGGGTGCGCGGGTTGGCCCCTTTGGTGAGCGCGACGCTGCTGGCTCAAGTCGTCGCCAACCTCGCTCCGATCGTGGTGACGGCACGGCTGACCGCGGATGCCGCCACAGCGGCCGCGTTCGCCGCCGGATTCATCCTCGCTCGGGTTCCGCTCTTCGTCTTCTCACCTCTCCAGGCGGTCGTCCTACCGGCGATCGCCGGCGCGGTCACTCAAGGCCAAACCGCCAGGGTGCACCGGATCGTGCGTACGAGCCTGCTCGCCGCAGCGGGTGTCGGTGTTGTCGGGACAGCCCTGCTGCTCATCGCCGGGCCGTGGGCGGTGCGCACCTTGTTCGGAGCCGAAGCCCCGCTCCCCGGTCAGGTGCTCGGACTGCTCGGCATGGGGACGCTCTTGCTGATCGCAGCCCAGATCCTTCAGGCCGCGCTGGTAGCTCTCCAGGCGCACCTGGCCGTCACAGCGTCGTGGCAGCTGAGCATTGTCACGCTGATCGCACTGCTGATGTTGCCGATCCACCCCGTCCACGCCGCCGTCGTGGCGCAGCTGACCAGTTCTGCGGTCGTGGTAGTCACGATGAGCGCGACGCTCATCGTCCGCCTTCGCAGCGCCGCTGCCGGTCCGACCGCTGCAACGGCCACCTCGCCGACCATCGCCGCCACCACTTCTCGTGGTGTGCACCCAACTCTGCCGGTCCAGCGAGACGGAGGGACTTCCCGATCATGACAGTCGACATCATGCTGCCTTTCTACGGCGATCCCTCCTTGCTACGGATAGCGGTGCGCAGCGTGCAGAGCCAGGACGATCCCGACTGGCGGCTCACCGTCGTCGACGACGGCTATCCCGACGACGGCGTGCGCCGCTGGTTCGAGGAACTGCGGGACGAGCGCATCGACTACCGGCGCAACGCGAAGAAACTCGGGGCCAACGGCAACTACCGCAGGTGCCTCGACCTGATCGAACACGACGTCGCGGTGCTCATGGGCGCCGATGACATCATGCTTCCCCACTACGTGAGCACCATCAAGCAGGTGCACCGGGCTCACCCGGAGGCCGGGATCATTCAGGTTGGAGTCGAACTCATCGACGAGAACGGCAAGCCGTACCGGACCGTGGTCGATCAGGCCAAGCAAAGGCTCTACGCGCCCCGGGTCGAGAAGTCTCGTCTCATGGGCGGCGAGGAACTCGCCACGAGTCTGCTCCGAGGCAACTGGCTCTACTTCCCGGCCCTGGCCTGGCGATCGGATGCACTGCGGGACAAGGGATTCCGTGACGGCCTGAAAGTGGTCCAGGACCTCGCCCTGGTGATCGACCTTCTGCTGGCCGGCGAGACGATGGTGGTGGAATCGAAAGTGTGCTTCCAGTACCGGCGTCACCGCGGCAGCGACTCGTCCTTGCGGGCGTTGACCGGAACCAGGTTCATCGAGGAGCGAAGGTACTTCCTGCGGATCAGCCGGGAGCTTGAGGCACGCGGCTGGCACTGTGCGGCACGGGTTGCCCGCAACCACGTCTCGTCCCGGCTGCACGCGTTGACCGTGCTGCCGCAAGCGATCAGGCACGGACACAGATCCGGCATCCAGAACCTCATCCGGCATGCGTTCATGCCGGCACGTGCTGACCGCGGCACGCGGCGCGAGAGGCCTGCCATACCACCCGATGCGGGCTAGACCACTACCACACCCAGCGCCGCAAAAACTCTACAGGGTAAACCACCTGCCAGCCTTCTGACACAATCACGCCTACGCAACGTAGCCGAATCAACTCTGTGGGGTGAATTCGGCGAAGTTCATTCACTACTTCGGTGTGCAGACACGGCGAAGGCCATCGTGCTCGACGGATCCTCAGCCTATGGACACTGTCGTCACAGGCGGCGCTGGATTCATCGGTTCAACGTTGGTGGACCGCTTGATCCGCGACGGGCACAGGGTCCACGTGATCGACAATTTCAGCCGCGGGCGGCGGGATAACCTCGCCGCTGCCGAGGGCACGGGCAGTTGCATTGTGCACGACCTCGACGTCAACAGCCCCGAACTGACCACCGTGGTTGCCGATGCCCGCCCGGACACCATCTTCCACCTGGCGGCGCAGATCGATGTGCGGGCGAGCGTGCACGAACCGCTGGACGATGCGACGGTCAACGTGCTCGGCACCATCAACGTGGCTGAAGCGGCCCACAAGGCCGGAGTCCGCAAGGTCGTCTTCGCCTCCTCCGGCGGTGCGATCTACGGTGTGGCCGACGCGCTGCCGGTGACCGAAGACGCACCGGTCAAGCCCCTTTCCCAATACGGGGCGGCGAAGCTAGCCGGCGAGATCTACCTGAACGCCTATTACGAGCTGTACGGTCTGGATTGCTCGCACCTGGCGCTGGCCAACGCTTACGGGCCGCGTCAAGACCACCGCGGTGAAGCCGGAGTCGTCGCGGTCTTTGCCAACGCCCTCCTGACGGGTGCGCCCACGCAGGTGTTCGGCGACGGCGGCAACACCCGCGACTACGTCTATGTCGACGACATCATCGAGGCGTTCGTGCTCGCGGCTTTCCGAGGGCGCCCGGCCTGTCGGTACAACATCGGGACCGGCGTTCAAACCACGGACCGCATGCTCCACTCGGTCGTCGCTGAAGCCGCCGGTGCGGTGGATGATCCCGAGTGCAGCCCAGCCCGGCTTGGCGATCTCCGCGCATCCGCGCTCGATGCCACTGCCGCGTGCGAAGGCTTGGGCTGGACGCCGTGGGTCGACCTTGCCGAAGGAGTACGCCGCACGGTCGCTTACCTGTCGCAGAAAACGGCGCCTGCCGATGTCCCGTAGCTATCGTCCAGTGGGGGAGGTCTGCATGGTCGTTCCTCCGGGAGGGTCGCAGGCGATGATCCGGTACAGCTTCAGCACGCCGTTGGACTCGACCAGTTCGAAGCCCGGCGTCGCGCCGGGGTCCTGCAAGCCCGGATAAATCCGCCGGTGGGGCGGGATGGGATCGGTGAGCAGGAAGCGCACGTGGAGCTTTCGCGCGACCTGGCACACCTGCGGGTTCGTCCCGGCCTCGTGCAGGTGGTCGGCCAGGAACTGCTGGTTCGGGTTCCCGGAGCCTTTGATGTGGGGAAACAGCACGTGCTTGTGGAACAACGGCCACAACAACGGACTGGCGTCTTCTGGATTGTTCGCCACCACCGCGCCGTCGGGGATCTGATCCTTGATCCCGTTGTAAAAGGCCACTTTCATGGCGAGCACCGCGCTGGGCCTGTGCAAGTTGCGCAGTGTCAGTGCGTTCCGGCCCTGGTAGAGCCCCTTGGTCAGTCCCAGCAACGCGAATGCGACAAGCACGACCGAGCCGACGGCGGCGAAGCGCCGCAGGCGGAGCCCGTGGAACCAGGACCAGCGTTGCGCCCAGTTCTGGAGCCAAGCGGCCAGCGAAATGACTCCGAAGGCAGCGAGCAGGGCACCCGTCGTGGGCAACATGGCCGCCAGTCGATGGGAGTCGTTGAACCAGAACGCGGTCAAAGACATGGTTGCCGGGGACTGGACGCCCGCGGACATGACATACAACAGCCCAATGCCCAGATGCGCGGCGACGATCCACCTCGTGCCGCGTGCGCGACAGGCCGACACCGCACCCACCACGATGACGGCCGAGAGCAGCCACAGGGCTCGATCACCGTTGGTGCCGTTGAGCAAGAACTCGCCCACCGCCGCCGACGCGGTGCCGGTTGGCGGCCAGGCGGTGGCCTTCATGTCCTGGACCATCGGCGTCGAGCTGACGGTGCCGAAGACCGCCGAAACTCCGATCACCACGCCAAGAAACGAGATCGCAGCGCGAGCGGTGCGTCCCTCGAAGTGCTCGCGGATCGCCCAGTCCGCCAGTGCCCACCCCGCGGGGAAGGCAGCCAGCACCGCCAGCCCGAACAAGGCACCCGGGTGCGCGAACCCCAGCGCCAGAACGACCAAGGGCAGCAGGATCGCGGCTCTGCCGCGTCCCACCGGGTCCGTGTGGGCCAGACCGGTCACCGACAGCACCAGGCCGAGCCCGATCGCAACCATCGCCTGCCCCAGCGAATACGGCCACAAAGC
The sequence above is a segment of the Saccharopolyspora phatthalungensis genome. Coding sequences within it:
- a CDS encoding glycosyltransferase family 2 protein, encoding MAYDDTWLIVPVYNEGPVVEGLVRDALQTFPNIVCVDDGSQDESAECILRAGAHLVRHPVNLGQGAALQTGIEYARRQPGARYFVTFDADGQHQVVDVQRMLVRLRDGEVDIVVGTRFHDSTRHIPLTKRILLRTVVMLSPRLRMLDLTDAHNGLRAFNRTVADQMNITHNGMGHASEIIDMVRRHSWRIAEEPVTILYTEYSKAKGQSVVNGVNIVFESVLRSGSRR
- a CDS encoding DUF2304 domain-containing protein, whose translation is MLIQYLLLIAVGWFLVFFLRHHGTTRAAAGAKLCFVAFVAFSVYAVLRPDDISVLAHWLGVGRGTDLLVYGIAAGFACASINTFLRFKELEVRYAQLARAMALRDGTSGPLEESGDLGQHASDEA
- a CDS encoding glycosyltransferase family 2 protein: MTVDIMLPFYGDPSLLRIAVRSVQSQDDPDWRLTVVDDGYPDDGVRRWFEELRDERIDYRRNAKKLGANGNYRRCLDLIEHDVAVLMGADDIMLPHYVSTIKQVHRAHPEAGIIQVGVELIDENGKPYRTVVDQAKQRLYAPRVEKSRLMGGEELATSLLRGNWLYFPALAWRSDALRDKGFRDGLKVVQDLALVIDLLLAGETMVVESKVCFQYRRHRGSDSSLRALTGTRFIEERRYFLRISRELEARGWHCAARVARNHVSSRLHALTVLPQAIRHGHRSGIQNLIRHAFMPARADRGTRRERPAIPPDAG
- a CDS encoding NAD-dependent epimerase/dehydratase family protein produces the protein MDTVVTGGAGFIGSTLVDRLIRDGHRVHVIDNFSRGRRDNLAAAEGTGSCIVHDLDVNSPELTTVVADARPDTIFHLAAQIDVRASVHEPLDDATVNVLGTINVAEAAHKAGVRKVVFASSGGAIYGVADALPVTEDAPVKPLSQYGAAKLAGEIYLNAYYELYGLDCSHLALANAYGPRQDHRGEAGVVAVFANALLTGAPTQVFGDGGNTRDYVYVDDIIEAFVLAAFRGRPACRYNIGTGVQTTDRMLHSVVAEAAGAVDDPECSPARLGDLRASALDATAACEGLGWTPWVDLAEGVRRTVAYLSQKTAPADVP
- a CDS encoding DUF6541 family protein; its protein translation is MTGLTSVSWLEATPTALAAAVTLVLAGVPACYALGLRGIAAWGTAPLVPAAVLGVAAVVASPLNIRWSPLVAAAAIAAFTILVLLGSWLWARFGRRRDRPKPDPRRTRLAAGAGMLVAVSIGSVTVVRGFGAPDILSWTWDTTFHYSALAHILDSRDGSSLTLGALGDPNSALRFYPAGWFDLASVVALSANAPIPVAANVTTGAIAVLVWPLSCLFLARQVFGRAPAPLVLIGGLAMAFNAFPWELFYWGALWPYSLGQAMVAIGLGLVLSVTGLAHTDPVGRGRAAILLPLVVLALGFAHPGALFGLAVLAAFPAGWALADWAIREHFEGRTARAAISFLGVVIGVSAVFGTVSSTPMVQDMKATAWPPTGTASAAVGEFLLNGTNGDRALWLLSAVIVVGAVSACRARGTRWIVAAHLGIGLLYVMSAGVQSPATMSLTAFWFNDSHRLAAMLPTTGALLAAFGVISLAAWLQNWAQRWSWFHGLRLRRFAAVGSVVLVAFALLGLTKGLYQGRNALTLRNLHRPSAVLAMKVAFYNGIKDQIPDGAVVANNPEDASPLLWPLFHKHVLFPHIKGSGNPNQQFLADHLHEAGTNPQVCQVARKLHVRFLLTDPIPPHRRIYPGLQDPGATPGFELVESNGVLKLYRIIACDPPGGTTMQTSPTGR